The genomic DNA gtagcttattcttaatgtttgtccatagacagacatttttcggaataaacgtggtgAGTGAAAAACTTTATGAAATAGCCCACTCcatacccggtatcttattcggccgctatacaactttgtatgcgttgtttgttgggaaccttgttatttacgacgTTTTTGGAACTGATTCCTGTTGGaaagttccacaaattatacccacccgttCTGTGGTCATGGTTACAAGGGATCCAGCTTTTCGTCAAATGtaacttttcgtagcaggtttggataattaacgtagcacgttagctaaaatgcaaaaataTTCAACTTTTGACGTAAATTTGATAAAAACGGGATACCTTCTAGCCATATGACCCAGTTATGTTTGGCTGTTTTCGACTGTTGACCCGGTAGCGAATGTAGGAGGGGTCATTCGGGTTACCCGCTCACGAACATGGCGTGGAGGGGTTGCGTTTTAAGATGGACTAGACCTGACATCATTAGTACAGCAACAAGAGGAAACAGGTATGGTGTACGGAATGCATTTTGCCCATGGCTGAGATCTTGACCACTGATGTATGTATTGTCAGTCTAGAAATGATATCTAAAACTCAGCTAGCGGAGAGCCAACTACTGTAGGTTATCATGATGATGAACAGCCGATCACGTTGAGATATGTTGCTAGTGGTGCCGCAGTCCGCTAGTCCTTGCAACCACAGTTGAAGTAATATCGGTGGCTGCTTGTTACTTCAGTATTTCCATTGAATTATTGTTTGATTAGTTGGACTTCTTCTGTGCCATGTAACTAGCTATCTTTTGGGAGCTCCCAAAAGTCCTTTGTTGTTTTACAAATTCTGCCGTGTAAATATGAAATAATGAATTTACAGTTAGCACAGTGtttcttaatcctggtcctgTGCAATGcttgaaaaagtacccaattgtcacacttgagtaaaagtaaagatgccttagataacttgccttaatagaaagttactcaagtaaaagtgagttacccagtaaaatactacttgagtaaaagtatttggttataaatacagtgcattctggaATTATTCAGACGCCCCGATATTTTTTCCTGAAAtgttgttaaattacagccttattctaaaatggattaaataaaacaaatcatcaagcaggtttttagaaatgtttgcaaatgtatgaaaaaatataaaacagaaataccttttatttacataaatattcagaacttttgctatgggactcgaaattgagctcaggtgcatcctgtttccattgattatctttgagctgtttctacaacttgattataGTCCActtatggtaaattcaattgattggacgtgatttggaaaggtacagacctgtctatataaggtcccacaattgacagtgcatgtcagtgcaaaaaccaagccatgaggttgaaggaattgtctatagagctctgagacaggattgtgtttgcacagatctgggcaagggtaccaaacatttattttcgcattgaaggtccccaagaacacaaagaccacaaaggcctccatcattcttaaatgggagaagtttggaaccaccaatcaatcaaatgttttacatcagccgatgtcacacagttctgtacagaaacccagcctgaaaccccaaacagcaagcaatgcagatgtagaagcacgatggctaggaaaaactccctagaaaggccagaacctaggaagaaacttagagcggaaccaggctctgaggggtggccagtcctcttctagctgtgctgggtggagattataacaaaacatggccaagatgatcagcagggtcagatgatgatgataataataatcacagtggttgtagagggtgcaacaggtcagcacctcaggagtaaatgtcagttgacttttcatagccgatcattcagcgTTAGatacagcaggtgcggtagagagagagtccaaaacagcaggtcagggacatggtagcacgtccagtgcacagggcagggttccaTAGCCCTGACTggctaccaagactcttcctagagctggccatccggccaaactgggcaatcgggggagaagggccttggtcaggtaggtgaccaagaacccggtgatcactctgacagagctccagaatttctctgtggagatgggagaaccttccagaaggacaaccatctctgcagcactccaccaatcaggcctttatggtagagtggccagacggaagccactcctcagtaaaagcacataacagcccgcttggagtttgccaaaaggcacctagcggactctcagaccatgagaaacgagattctctggtccgatgataccaagattgaactctttggccaagattgaactctttggcttgaactcagtgtcacttctggaggaaacctggcaccatccctacggtgaagcatggtggtggcagcatgggatgtttttcagcggcagggactgggaaactagtcaggatcgagggaaagatgaactgagcaaagtacagagagatccttgatgaaaacctgctccaaaggtctcaggacctcagactggggcagaggttcaccttccaacagtacaacgaccctaagcacacagccaatagaatataggagtggcttcgggacaagtctcaatgtccttgagtggcccagccagagcccagacttgaacccaatcgaacatctctggagagacctgacaatagctgtgcagcgacgctccccatccaacctgacagcttgagaagatctgcagagaagaatgggagaaactccccaaatacaggtgtgccaagcttgtagcgtcatacccaagaagacttgaggctgtaattgctgccaaagttgcttcaacaaagtactgagtaaagggtctgaatacttatgtaaatgttatatttaattaatttattttaatttttgctctgtcattatgggctattgtgtgtagattgagggaaattTTAAAAAGTGTCTAaattctttccaaatgcactgtatacttaagtatcaaaagtaaatgtaattgctaaaatattcttaagtataaatcatttcaaattccttattaagcAAAGCAAACGGCACCATTTTATTGTTTTaaaaatttacggatagccaggggtacactcggACATCATTTGCAaacgatgcatttgtgtttagtgagtctgccagataagAGGCTGGGATGACcacatgttctcttgataagtgcgtgaaattgacaattttcctgtccttctaagcattcaacatgtaacaagtacttttgggtataaggggaaatgtatggagtaaaaagtacattattttctttaggaatgttgtaagtaaaaaatgacttaagtaaaaatactttaaagtactacttaattaCTCTACACCACTAGTCCTGGGGACCAAAAGggttgcacatttttgtttttgccctagcactacacacctgggGTGTGTTCATTAGCAGCAACAGTAGCAAAACGTTTAACACTGCAGaaggttttgcaacagaaaaggTTTTGCAAAGAACTAGTTACTATCGGACAAAATTCAGTTAGGTCCGTCCCTCCCCGATCCCTTTGCTTATGTTTGCCTCCCTTTGGTTCCTAGTTAATACACCCCGGATTCCACTTATCACTCATTATCAAACCTTTTATTAGTGGAATTAGGTAGCGCTAGGGCAATAACAATAACTCCACTCCCCAGGACGAAAAAACACTGAttaagcagatgctcttatccagagtaacttaGTCAGTAAGTTCCTCCCTCTACTTTCAAAATCACTTCTCTTTTCTTTAGAAGGAGGATTGAAACCATTTCTCCTTTTACTCAGATGTTATAGCTAACTAATTGACCAATCATCTAGCTCTTACTCTTCCCTGTTTATGCTTTTTCCTAGATTCACCCTCAACACTCAACAGAGATGTAGCTTCAGGAAAGCAGCGAAGGAGACAAAGACCAAGAAGGGGGTCATAGAGGAGACAGGGCCCTCACACACAGAGCCCAGTGAAAGGCTCATCCACAAGAGGGGTGCATCTCCCCCCGTGGAGCCCTCAGTGGCATACGCACACCCCAGGAGCTTTGGCAGACTGGTCAAGCCCCTGGTGTTCACAATAGGGGTAGGTTTTTAGGTCTTTCTTTAACTAAACAAACACTACTCGATAAGCTATACTACAACACAGTACAATATAACTGCATTACCTGTTACACACTGAACAGCTATTACTGTTGCAGTCACAGAGACCTCAATACGTCTATTGGCAAATTCAGCACAGCACTGACGGAATAAGGGGGACTAACACTATGATAGTTTACAGCCTGTTCATTTGGCACAGCGGCCATCTGGCAGTATGAGTCACTAAAGTCCCGGGTCCAGAGCTACTTTGACGAGGAACGGGCCAACTGGCTGGAGAAACTACGGCCGCAGAAACAGGGGGATCTTCGCAAACGGGTGAGATGAAGGATGGGTCAAAACATGCATGATACTGGGTTGAtccttttttcatattttttatacCATGCCCCATTATTTTGTAATCATCTTGATTGATACATTATActggacattttttattttgctgTCGCAGTACCCGGCCTCTCCCCacaacatacacatacagtacaacaggctgggagcagcagagggtccctggaacaggggttaggggttatagtCTCTCCCCCATTTGAAACTGAATGGGATATGAGGGTTGCGAGGAGCAATTCTTCCGGTGATTATTGGACGAATTATGATTTTGCGGGGCTGGGATCTTTCAAGTTTCATAAGGAAAAGGGTTGATTTGGCCCAAGTTGTGGACTTTGCCACTCATACTAGGCCAAATATCTCAATGCCCCCCCCAGGTTTGCTAGGCCAAATATCGCAatgctccccctctcttttcttgcTGAACTGTCATCACACTGATGTCTTAGGGAGTTGATTCCCTatgctgggttgtgttcattactACACACaacagaaaatgttttaaaacattttgcaacagaaaactaaAATGTACGTTCCTTATTGGACCAGGTTGTCTCTCCTTGTTTCAGTCAGTTTTATTTTGTtcagtgcctaatgaacacaacccaggtttCACTACATTTGTGGCTGTTTTTTTAGACCGGTTCTGTTTCTGTTACAGATCAACCAGTGGTGGAACAGCTTGAGTGAGGGACAACGTACTGTTACAGGTTAGTCTGTACTGAAGCCCATAATGTTTTTTCATGTCCTCTCGATAGAAACTAGTTGATACAGATATTTGGAGATGATGATTCTCACTTTCACTACTACCCTCTCTATCTTAAGAtaatttatcttggccaggtcgcaattgtaaatgagaacttgttctcaacttgcctacctggttaaataaaggtgaaataaaaaaataataatatatacttTTTGTCTGTACGAGACAGAAATGTACCCAAACACTTCAAATCACacattaccgtaatttccggactataagccgcaacttttttcccacgctttgatcctcgcggcttaaacaatgacgcggctaatatatggatttttccccgctttcaaatatattttattttttaaaaacacattccgtgacgtgctcagttttttggcggcatgaagctttcattagaccaatgaaattgccgaacgggttaaggtcaaacaacttttttgtttactgtttagattaaatcgagtgctctcaaacttcccatcattctgattacggtagtcattttgtcaccctcatcatggcaaagacacggttcatttgtttcaatgtaccggtaggcacctgcggcttatagacgtgcgtcttatttatgttcaaaataataatttgtaaaaaatttagtgggtgcggcttatattcaggtgcgctcaatagtccggaaattacggtatgttgGAAAGGCTGGGGCAGAGGGCAGCCGCAGTACAGCACCCAATGTGCAGTTTAggttccttgctcaagggaacatccTGCCATCTTTTTCCACCCGTCAGCACCTCCCCCCATCTTTCATTATCGACTAATCTCTCATCGCTCATTCATTGTCTTTTTctactcctatcctctctctcagggATCATAGCTGCTAATGCCGTGGTGTTTTGCTGTTGGAGAGTGCCATCCCTCCAGCGCTCTATGATCAAATACTTCACATCCAACCCTGCCTCCAGTGAGTAGGGGAAACTGCCCTATCGTATCATGACAAATACACATATAACTTGATCTTTGCCTCAGGAAGTGTTAATAGTAATAAGTGTCAGGATTAGGGCCCTGAGTTTTTCTTCACCTGACCAGGGAAATCTGGAGCCCTTGTTATAGGCTATAGTTttccctggtcaggtcacatggtcaggcaAAACTAGAGGCCCTAATCATGGCACTTTATTACTATTAACACTGACAGAGATCCAGTTTATTTGACATGTATATTAAAAAAATCTTACCTAAGCTCTTACAGTAAAAACggcataaaaataaataaaatgtaacaaATATACAGTCTCTATAGACCGATTATAATCTGAAAAGACTTGTCCAATAGGAAATAGTGCACACAGTAGCAAACCCTAGCGAAACGTTTTGCAATGAAAAtatttcttataggaaatattaTTGTAGATCCCTCCCCGTTCCTATTGGACACTTCCCtgatctcctcctcctgtctgtaCCCTACCCACAGAAACCCTGTGTTTCCCCATGCTCCTGTCCACTTTCAGCCACTACTCCTTCTTCCACATGGCGGCCAACATGTATGTCCTCTGGAGCTTCTCCTCCAGCATCGTCTCCATGCTAGGCAGGGAGCAGTTCATGGCTGTCTACGTGTCTGCAGGTACCAGCACGTGTGTGAGAGACAAACGGCAGAATGTAATAGACAGATTACTAATCCTGAAAGTACAGATTTATTTTCAGATAAATAATAATTTTCTCATTGCAAGGTGTTATCTCTACGATGTTCAGCTATGTGTGTAAGACAGCCAGCGGGCGCTTAGGTCCCTCTCTTGGAGCGGTAAGCACTAACATTTTAGACTCCCTTCGGAATTCCCCTTTACTTACTGTTTCTGACATCACTTCCTGTCCTCTCCAGTCAGGAGCCATCATGACAGTCTTGGCTGCCGTCTGTACCAAAATGCCAGAGGCTAAGCTGGCAATCATCTTCCTCCCGATGTATGCTTTCTCTGCAGGCAATGTGAGTGTAATTGTTTATGTGAAtgtaattgtttatggttcattgaacaagcacgggaaacagtgtttaaaccctttacaatgacgatctgtgaagttatttggatttttacgaattctttgaaagacagggtcctgaaaaggggacgtttctttttttgctgagtttatatacataaCTTATTTTCTCGTGGCTCTCTTGCCCCTCTGCAgcagcaatatgtttggaacattgaatcgcaataaaatcataAGTAGTTAACCTGTGCTTGGTCGGCTCACACTACGACTATTTTCCTATCTACAGtggaattcggaagtttacatacaccttagccaaatgcattttaactcagtttttcacaattcctgacatttaatactagtcgtaggtcagttaggatcaccactttattttaagaatgtgaaatgtcagaataatagtagagaattatttatttcagctttttatttctttcatcacattcccagtgggtcagaagtttacatagtcgtggccaaaagttttgagaatgacacaaatatgaattttcacaaagtttgctgtttcagtgtctttagatatttttgtcagatgttactatgaaatactgaagtataattacaagcatttcataagtgtcaaggattgtattgacaattacatgaagttgatgcaaagagtcactatttgcagtgttgacccttctttttcaagacctctgcaatccgccctggcatgctgtcaattaacttctgggccacatcctgactgatggcagccctttcttgcataatcaatgcttggagtttgtcagaatgtgtgggtttttgtttgtccacccacctcttgaggattgagcACAaattcaatgggattaaggtctggggagtttcctggccatggacccaaaatgtcgatgttttgttccccgagccacttagttatcacttttgccttatggcaagagGCTCCattatgctggaaaaggcattgtttgtcaccaaactgttcctggatggttgggagaagttgctctcagaggatgtgttggtgccattctttgttcatggctgtgttcttaggtaacattgtgagtgagcccactcctttggctgagaagcaaccccacacatgaat from Salmo trutta chromosome 26, fSalTru1.1, whole genome shotgun sequence includes the following:
- the parlb gene encoding presenilins-associated rhomboid-like protein, mitochondrial, which translates into the protein MAWRGCVLRWTRPDIISTATRGNRFTLNTQQRCSFRKAAKETKTKKGVIEETGPSHTEPSERLIHKRGASPPVEPSVAYAHPRSFGRLVKPLVFTIGFTACSFGTAAIWQYESLKSRVQSYFDEERANWLEKLRPQKQGDLRKRINQWWNSLSEGQRTVTGIIAANAVVFCCWRVPSLQRSMIKYFTSNPASKTLCFPMLLSTFSHYSFFHMAANMYVLWSFSSSIVSMLGREQFMAVYVSAGVISTMFSYVCKTASGRLGPSLGASGAIMTVLAAVCTKMPEAKLAIIFLPMYAFSAGNALKAIVAMDTAGLVLGWRYFDHAAHLGGAIFGIWYIMYGHELIWKNREPLVKVWHDLRTKGPGGGGNGGSGPL